The Terriglobia bacterium genome includes a window with the following:
- a CDS encoding alpha/beta hydrolase-fold protein: MKSMHFRILLACILMMTAAGLVLAKEDGQTAKKGMVQHIKIHGKALEGNLEGETADPDVTIYLPPDYETSKKARYPVIYLLHGYSGTDATWTGRIANVPEAMDRDIAANTSRGMIVVMPNANTKYGGSMYSNSVTTGNWESYIAEDLVSYMDKNYRTIPDRMSRGIAGHSMGGYGAVRIAMKRPDVFSSLYILSACCLMNNPGGGGNRGAAPRGDGARGATPRVETPAAGANRGAAPRGGAGNRGGGGFANVQFAEAAAWSPNPGNPPNYYDLPTKDGQPQPLIVAKWVANSPLAMLDQYVGNLKKFHAIAGDVGTSDSLMASNKQLEEAFTNFGIHHKFETYDGDHTNHVKDRIEMSVLPFFSQSLIFKK, from the coding sequence ATGAAATCGATGCATTTTAGAATCCTCCTGGCGTGCATTCTGATGATGACCGCAGCCGGTCTCGTCCTCGCCAAGGAAGACGGCCAGACAGCAAAGAAAGGCATGGTGCAGCACATCAAGATTCACGGCAAAGCGCTGGAGGGAAATCTCGAAGGCGAAACCGCGGATCCCGACGTCACCATCTACCTGCCGCCGGATTACGAGACCAGCAAAAAGGCCCGATATCCTGTCATCTATCTCCTGCACGGCTACAGCGGAACCGACGCGACATGGACCGGCCGCATTGCAAACGTTCCCGAGGCCATGGATCGCGATATCGCAGCCAACACTTCGCGCGGAATGATCGTCGTTATGCCGAATGCGAACACCAAGTACGGCGGAAGTATGTATTCGAATTCCGTCACTACCGGGAACTGGGAGTCCTACATCGCCGAAGACCTTGTTTCATATATGGACAAAAACTATCGGACGATTCCCGATCGGATGAGCCGCGGCATCGCGGGCCATTCGATGGGCGGCTACGGCGCGGTCCGCATCGCGATGAAACGTCCGGACGTGTTTTCAAGCCTCTACATCTTGAGCGCCTGCTGCCTCATGAACAATCCTGGCGGGGGCGGCAACCGCGGCGCAGCTCCGCGCGGGGACGGTGCTCGAGGAGCAACTCCTCGTGTAGAAACGCCGGCCGCTGGCGCGAATCGTGGCGCCGCACCTCGCGGTGGCGCCGGCAACCGCGGCGGAGGCGGGTTTGCCAATGTTCAATTCGCCGAAGCCGCCGCCTGGTCGCCGAACCCCGGGAATCCACCGAACTACTACGACCTCCCAACGAAAGACGGACAGCCGCAACCGCTCATCGTGGCGAAATGGGTCGCGAACTCGCCGCTCGCCATGCTGGACCAATACGTCGGGAATCTGAAGAAGTTCCACGCCATCGCCGGCGATGTCGGAACGTCCGACAGCCTGATGGCTTCAAACAAGCAGCTCGAAGAGGCGTTTACGAACTTCGGGATCCATCACAAGTTCGAAACCTATGATGGCGATCACACGAATCACGTAAAAGACCGGATTGAGATGAGTGTATTGCCCTTCTTTTCACAGAGCTTGATTTTCAAGAAGTAA
- a CDS encoding aldo/keto reductase: protein MEYVNLGPTGLKVSRLCLGAMTYGSKQWRPWVLEEEEARPFIRKAVEYGINYFDTADMYSAGKSEEVLGRALKDFGPGRDRVVIATKVYMPMSEDPNSRGLSRKHIMHSIDNSLRRLGTDYVDLYQIHRFDVSTPIDETLRALDDVVRAGKALYIGASAMYAWQFMKMLAASDRLGAARFTTMQNYYNLIYREEEREMLPLCRAEGIAVTPFSPLARGFVVGNRRKEDYGETVRAKTDEFSRRQYYRTEDFAIVDRVTEIAAKRGLNNAQVALAWVLQQPGITAPIIGASKQGHLEDALKALTVKLETDELRYLSELYKPRSVLANL from the coding sequence ATGGAATACGTCAATCTCGGACCGACAGGATTGAAAGTTTCGCGCCTCTGCCTGGGTGCGATGACCTATGGCTCGAAGCAGTGGCGGCCGTGGGTGCTCGAAGAGGAAGAGGCGCGGCCATTCATCCGAAAGGCCGTGGAATACGGCATCAATTACTTCGATACAGCCGACATGTATTCGGCAGGGAAGAGCGAAGAAGTTCTCGGCCGCGCTTTGAAGGATTTCGGGCCGGGGCGGGACCGCGTCGTCATTGCGACGAAGGTTTATATGCCGATGAGCGAGGACCCGAACAGCCGCGGGCTCTCGCGCAAGCACATCATGCACTCGATCGATAACAGTCTGCGGCGGCTGGGAACGGACTACGTCGACCTGTATCAGATTCACCGGTTCGATGTGTCGACCCCGATCGATGAGACGCTCCGCGCCCTGGATGATGTCGTTCGGGCGGGTAAGGCCCTGTATATCGGCGCTTCCGCCATGTACGCGTGGCAGTTCATGAAAATGCTGGCGGCGTCCGACCGCCTCGGCGCCGCGCGCTTCACTACGATGCAGAATTATTACAACCTGATTTATCGCGAGGAAGAACGTGAGATGCTGCCGCTCTGCCGCGCCGAAGGCATTGCAGTCACGCCGTTCAGCCCGCTCGCGCGAGGTTTTGTGGTCGGGAACCGCCGCAAGGAAGACTACGGCGAAACCGTCCGCGCCAAAACCGACGAGTTTTCGCGCCGCCAGTATTATCGGACTGAAGATTTTGCAATCGTTGACCGTGTTACAGAGATCGCGGCCAAACGCGGATTGAACAACGCTCAGGTGGCGCTGGCATGGGTGCTGCAGCAGCCCGGCATCACAGCGCCGATTATCGGCGCGAGCAAGCAAGGACACCTCGAGGATGCGCTGAAGGCGCTGACGGTCAAACTGGAAACGGATGAACTGAGGTACCTGTCCGAGTTGTACAAACCGCGCAGCGTTCTCGCGAACCTTTAA
- a CDS encoding TonB family protein, which produces MRLMSLFLLFLLSLLPVSAQTLPDGRNLLEREPQAFQSLVSYSYTEETTMQATFFGVGVTVPVMKVEVQALNPGKLRIQTKLAADIDSLLIFDGDKTWTYTPGRNQYSKVPGNAPVLEALDSQLTGDPSQILANAVTRRSERKDVDGMPRECWVVESHLAKGSLDGMQIQDAVYVTWIDKETGIALQRSVSGKMLDGPGEGSTMETKSVKRALKLNERLQASLFVFVPPADAREVDPGKEDIAAAPLPPKPGEPQAYVPFLSPIHREEPDWPQAAKDKGIQGTVQVLITLNTQGLVSAAEALTGPEILRQPAIDAVKRWTFQPVLRGGRPVSAYTETSVDLMDFSKPIRQVDLDTNQEIAAQQRIQQIQSRFPRTPEQTLADLEQDATGRAGMERDFLLPQLAKAAVTAGAFDKADVYADELLASAGDGWNAGTAIHDGNIVRGLVALRRGNVQLAARDLIEAGKTTGGPVLNSFGPNFTLASELLEKGERDAVVEYLRSCKSFWAMGSSRLDTWINTIQAGGKPDFGPNLIY; this is translated from the coding sequence ATGCGGCTGATGTCTTTGTTCCTGTTGTTCCTGTTGTCGCTGTTACCGGTATCCGCACAGACGTTGCCCGACGGCAGAAACCTGCTCGAGCGTGAACCCCAGGCGTTCCAGAGTCTCGTTAGTTATTCGTACACCGAAGAGACCACGATGCAGGCAACGTTTTTCGGCGTCGGCGTCACCGTGCCCGTGATGAAAGTGGAGGTCCAGGCTCTCAATCCCGGCAAGTTGCGTATCCAGACGAAACTTGCGGCCGACATCGACTCGTTATTGATTTTCGATGGCGACAAAACATGGACGTATACCCCGGGACGAAACCAATACTCCAAGGTTCCGGGGAACGCGCCCGTGTTGGAGGCGTTGGACTCCCAACTGACCGGCGATCCATCGCAAATCCTGGCCAACGCCGTCACCCGGCGTTCGGAAAGGAAAGACGTCGACGGGATGCCGCGTGAATGCTGGGTCGTGGAAAGCCACCTCGCCAAGGGATCCCTGGACGGTATGCAGATTCAAGACGCGGTCTATGTGACATGGATCGACAAAGAGACCGGGATTGCGCTGCAGCGAAGCGTGTCCGGCAAAATGCTGGACGGGCCGGGGGAAGGCTCGACAATGGAAACAAAATCGGTCAAGCGGGCGCTCAAGTTGAACGAGCGGCTTCAGGCTTCCTTATTCGTCTTCGTTCCGCCCGCCGATGCCAGGGAAGTGGATCCCGGCAAGGAGGACATCGCGGCGGCCCCGTTGCCTCCGAAGCCGGGTGAGCCGCAGGCGTATGTCCCATTCCTGAGCCCGATTCATCGTGAGGAACCCGATTGGCCTCAAGCCGCAAAGGACAAAGGCATCCAGGGAACGGTGCAGGTCCTGATTACGCTCAATACTCAGGGCCTGGTCTCCGCCGCAGAGGCGTTGACGGGACCGGAGATCCTGCGTCAACCCGCAATCGATGCTGTAAAGCGCTGGACCTTTCAGCCCGTCCTGCGTGGCGGCCGGCCGGTATCCGCATATACAGAAACGTCTGTGGATCTCATGGACTTCTCGAAACCCATCAGGCAGGTCGACCTGGATACGAATCAGGAAATTGCCGCGCAACAGCGTATCCAGCAAATCCAAAGCCGCTTTCCGCGGACACCGGAGCAGACACTCGCAGACCTCGAACAAGATGCCACCGGCAGAGCCGGAATGGAACGGGACTTTCTGTTGCCTCAACTCGCCAAAGCCGCAGTCACGGCCGGGGCTTTCGATAAAGCCGACGTCTATGCCGACGAGCTCCTTGCCTCGGCCGGCGACGGCTGGAATGCCGGCACGGCGATTCACGACGGCAATATCGTTCGGGGCCTCGTCGCCCTCCGTCGAGGTAATGTCCAGCTGGCTGCCAGAGATCTGATCGAAGCCGGAAAAACCACTGGCGGCCCCGTACTGAACTCGTTCGGTCCGAACTTTACCCTGGCCAGCGAATTACTTGAGAAAGGCGAACGCGACGCCGTGGTGGAGTACCTCAGGTCGTGCAAGAGTTTCTGGGCTATGGGATCCTCCAGACTCGATACCTGGATCAATACCATCCAGGCCGGTGGAAAGCCGGATTTTGGACCGAATCTGATCTATTAA
- a CDS encoding M56 family metallopeptidase — protein MVDAILHNLRPWAEQVIVISLAAALLPALIRLRHPRTQLAYSHLMLAVCLVLPFLQPWKHANILIVENNHTTKEAADSTADSSTSDQPSAVPARPLGQAPVPVPPLRQRIPTERFWLGILAVGTLARFSWLLAGLWKIRGYRIGATPLYPVPETVGAAAALTHADAMFCVSADVSGPVMLGLFCPVVLLPESFHGLDEEAQCGIATHELLHVRRNDWLVTLLEELAGTLLWFSPGIWWLLAQTRLAREQLVDAEAVRLTSARESYIQALLTIARSRQTLDLAAAPLFLRRRHLTQRMHFLLKDTPVSRPRLVSSYAVAAAAMGAAGWLSFSTFPLVGSPQFQRIASPSETKQPVFNVSAAAEQPSPQLFPRATAAVHADQTGRTGSGSVPPDAQEPVMVSIQAASTPAERAAALSLLEHARQNSDMHLASTPPFRIDATFQASGEVNYAGPGTLSETWLSGARWRWTASLAGYSQVRIGNGQTGFDEQPVTSVPLRVHMLRDALFWPVRFPPGTRIRTAIAHWNGKSLNCVLVNGEAGPGSAARSWSEQEYCLDNASGLLDVLSPAPGTYFSYHYGRSDFHGRFVPDQITASVDGLEVLGAQIAVSDANSEDVPSPQTAAYTRGTTLAAGPRFVISAPNNFADGSIQMVIVHAALSPAGAVLEEEVSTSSDRRLDQAALDSVRQYAFPPALTQREVFVSVGFFPAR, from the coding sequence ATGGTGGACGCTATTCTGCACAACCTGCGTCCCTGGGCGGAGCAAGTGATCGTGATCTCACTGGCTGCTGCCCTGCTACCCGCATTAATCCGTTTGCGCCATCCGCGAACCCAGCTTGCATATTCTCATCTGATGCTGGCCGTGTGCCTGGTGCTGCCGTTTTTGCAGCCCTGGAAGCACGCCAACATCTTGATTGTGGAAAACAACCATACGACGAAAGAGGCAGCGGACTCCACGGCGGATTCGTCGACTTCAGATCAACCATCCGCTGTGCCCGCCCGCCCATTAGGGCAGGCGCCCGTACCCGTGCCGCCGCTCCGGCAAAGAATTCCGACTGAACGCTTCTGGCTTGGAATTCTCGCAGTTGGAACACTTGCAAGATTTAGCTGGCTGCTCGCAGGTTTGTGGAAAATCCGCGGATACCGCATCGGGGCAACGCCTCTCTATCCGGTACCTGAGACCGTGGGGGCCGCAGCCGCGCTGACACATGCCGATGCTATGTTCTGCGTTTCCGCGGATGTCTCCGGTCCCGTAATGCTGGGGCTCTTCTGCCCCGTGGTCTTGCTGCCGGAATCCTTTCATGGACTGGACGAGGAGGCTCAGTGCGGTATTGCAACACATGAACTGCTGCATGTCCGGCGCAACGATTGGCTGGTAACTCTTCTCGAAGAGCTTGCCGGCACGTTGCTCTGGTTCAGTCCTGGAATCTGGTGGCTGCTGGCGCAAACCCGGCTTGCCCGCGAACAACTGGTTGACGCGGAGGCCGTACGTCTCACGTCGGCGCGGGAATCCTACATCCAGGCGCTGCTTACGATTGCGCGCTCGCGCCAGACGCTGGACCTCGCGGCGGCGCCTCTTTTCCTGCGCCGCCGGCATTTGACGCAGCGCATGCACTTTCTGCTCAAAGACACTCCGGTCTCCAGACCGAGACTGGTTTCGTCTTATGCCGTGGCCGCGGCCGCCATGGGCGCCGCCGGATGGCTTTCTTTCAGTACGTTCCCTCTCGTCGGAAGCCCCCAATTCCAGCGGATCGCGTCGCCATCGGAAACCAAGCAACCAGTTTTTAATGTGAGCGCCGCCGCGGAGCAACCCTCGCCGCAGCTGTTCCCTCGGGCTACGGCTGCCGTGCACGCCGATCAGACCGGCCGCACAGGCTCAGGTTCGGTACCGCCCGATGCCCAAGAGCCCGTAATGGTATCGATCCAGGCAGCCTCAACTCCAGCCGAACGCGCTGCCGCTTTGTCTCTGCTGGAGCATGCACGCCAGAACAGCGACATGCATCTGGCATCAACACCACCATTCCGGATCGACGCGACGTTTCAGGCCAGCGGCGAAGTGAATTACGCCGGCCCGGGCACGCTATCGGAGACCTGGCTATCGGGTGCGCGCTGGCGCTGGACGGCAAGTCTTGCAGGCTACTCACAGGTGCGGATCGGAAACGGGCAAACGGGTTTCGATGAGCAGCCGGTGACGTCGGTTCCGTTACGCGTGCACATGTTGAGAGATGCCCTTTTCTGGCCGGTTCGTTTCCCGCCGGGCACCAGGATTCGAACCGCCATCGCACATTGGAATGGAAAGTCCCTGAACTGTGTCCTCGTTAATGGTGAAGCAGGCCCCGGGTCTGCCGCGCGTTCGTGGAGCGAGCAGGAATACTGCCTTGATAACGCGTCCGGTTTACTGGACGTCCTCTCACCCGCTCCTGGAACCTACTTTTCTTACCACTATGGAAGAAGTGATTTCCATGGACGGTTCGTCCCGGACCAGATTACGGCCTCCGTGGACGGTCTTGAAGTACTCGGCGCGCAAATCGCCGTCTCGGACGCAAATAGCGAAGACGTACCTTCGCCGCAAACGGCCGCCTATACACGCGGCACCACTCTCGCAGCCGGCCCGCGATTCGTAATCAGCGCGCCCAACAACTTTGCAGACGGCTCGATTCAAATGGTAATCGTTCACGCGGCTCTCTCTCCGGCGGGCGCAGTTCTGGAAGAAGAAGTTTCCACATCCTCCGACCGCCGATTGGATCAGGCCGCTCTCGATTCTGTACGGCAATACGCATTTCCGCCGGCTTTAACACAACGTGAAGTGTTTGTCAGCGTCGGATTCTTTCCGGCCAGATAA
- a CDS encoding BlaI/MecI/CopY family transcriptional regulator: protein MKPKKTVPTDQELEILKVVWQRGEATVREVYLDLAAQRKIAYTTVLTMMGILEQKGHLKRTAGDRAYVYSPAKPQQQVVRSMVREFVHRVFGGSATPLLVHLLEDPKTDPKELAELEKLMKDRRKKK, encoded by the coding sequence ATGAAACCAAAGAAAACGGTTCCCACGGATCAGGAACTCGAGATTCTGAAAGTTGTCTGGCAGCGAGGCGAGGCCACTGTTCGCGAGGTATATCTGGACCTCGCCGCACAACGCAAGATCGCATACACCACTGTGCTCACCATGATGGGGATTCTCGAGCAGAAAGGGCATTTGAAGAGAACCGCCGGAGACCGTGCGTATGTCTACAGTCCGGCGAAGCCGCAACAACAGGTGGTCCGTTCGATGGTCCGGGAATTCGTCCACCGTGTGTTCGGTGGTTCCGCAACGCCGCTGCTTGTACACCTGCTTGAGGATCCGAAGACGGATCCGAAAGAACTTGCGGAGCTGGAAAAACTCATGAAGGACCGGCGCAAAAAGAAATGA
- a CDS encoding histidine phosphatase family protein gives MTSLSRTSRTLILVRHGLTDWNVERRYQGRFDIPLNAAGRAQAETLKEQLKSIPFDHLYSSPLRRALETASIIAGGQTIECDDRLAEIDHGVWQGKTHDEIAALWPRDWQTWNTDPGNFTPPGGESVSDLRSRVNAFIGDMQGEAILCVSHGVVIQTFLSTVSGAVTSAQQVPSNGSLQILQLDEIHG, from the coding sequence ATGACAAGTTTGAGTCGCACGAGCAGAACCCTGATCCTTGTGAGGCACGGCCTCACCGACTGGAATGTCGAGCGGCGCTACCAGGGCCGGTTCGACATACCTTTAAACGCTGCCGGGCGAGCTCAGGCCGAAACGCTGAAAGAACAATTGAAGAGCATTCCCTTCGATCACCTGTATTCGAGTCCGCTGCGGCGGGCACTGGAAACAGCGAGCATCATCGCCGGCGGCCAAACGATCGAGTGCGACGATCGGCTGGCGGAAATCGATCATGGTGTGTGGCAGGGTAAAACGCATGACGAGATCGCTGCACTTTGGCCGCGCGATTGGCAAACCTGGAACACGGATCCCGGCAACTTCACTCCCCCCGGCGGCGAGAGTGTCAGCGATCTGCGGTCACGCGTGAACGCCTTCATTGGCGACATGCAAGGTGAAGCGATCTTATGCGTTTCGCATGGCGTCGTGATCCAGACATTTCTGTCCACCGTCTCCGGTGCGGTCACATCCGCGCAGCAGGTTCCTTCCAACGGTTCCCTGCAAATCCTTCAGCTGGACGAAATCCATGGGTAA